Genomic window (Arachis hypogaea cultivar Tifrunner chromosome 13, arahy.Tifrunner.gnm2.J5K5, whole genome shotgun sequence):
TCAGTGACAAGTACATGCTACTGAACAAAAATACTAACCCTGCAGTGATATCTCAAGTGCATCATTACAATCAGTTAACTTTCATGTAAAAGGACTTAACGATGAACTACATTGGACCAGACTATAGAAATTTCAGATTTCACTTACAGTTTAGCAGATATTTATGGAACAGAAACTTATAAACTAGTTTTCGAAGTCCCTACTGAGTCAACAGGAAAGTCAATGTACCATTACTCTAAAATCTATCTTTGAATCCGTGGGAAGAAAACGGAATGTAACTAATCAACTGAAAACATGAAGCAAGAGTATTACATGTTCTACAAGTGGTGTATTGGTGGTTGCAGGAACAACACAATTGCTCCTTATGCTGTCTTTTGCCCATTCACAAGCCAGATTCTTCACAAGCTGATTAATTGCAGCTGAAAACAGCATTGGACACAAAACATTTGATCACAACAACATTTTAGAATAAGCAAGGGAAAAAGTTAAATAGTATGAATGCTTACCTTTACTTGCGGCGTAGACTGTTCCAGTACCTAAGCTCACCACACCAGCAATAGAAGAAATGAACACAATGCTTCCCATTTCAGAAGCTTTTAGAAGAGGATGCACAAGTTGGCACAGATGGAATGCAGAGTCTAAATTAATTGCCATCATTTGTGAATAGTCTTCAGCAGAGTACTCAATTGTTGGCTTCCTAAAATTTGCTCCAACATTGTTCACCTAAGTTCATGTAAGGAATCAAGATTATTTCCCAAcgatcccctttcttcttcttttcttttatcttaAACAAAGAATGCATTCAGTGATTAAGTCATAAGGTCAACATTATAATCTACTACAATTTATAAGTAACACTTAACATACAACATTGAATTTCAACATTTACTATTTCTAATTTAGAAGTGGGGCATTAACTTACATAAATGTTGAGTTTGCCATTGAAGGTGGAGGTCACTTTCTGAATGAGATTCTCTCTGTGGGCTTGAGATGACACATCACACACTGATCCAGAAACCAAAAACCCCTTGCCACGCCATTCATCCAAGCAATTATTCAGCTCTGCTTCGTTTCTGGAACAAGTGTGAACTTTGGCCCCAAATCCACACAATTCCTCCACGATGGCATGCCTATAAGAGAGAGTAACACAGTTTTCGATATTCAGATAAAATAGAAATCAAGGggaaataaaaaaagatcaaaTTTTCAATTGTGTTGGCCAAAGTTTGAAGCTTTGTAGCTGAAATTGAAATGGGTAAGGATCAAAATAATGTCTTTTGCagtaaatgaaaaagaaaaacataaaaggaGAAAGTGACCCGATGCCGCGAGTTCCACCGGTAACGAGAGCGGTCATTCCATTGAGCGACCATCTTGAGGATCTGTTATTGGTACTGCTTTCTGCAACTGCCATTTTAGTATGTCCCAACTTAATTTACTGTGTCCACATATTTTTCTGAGCACAAGGGTTATCTCCTCCTAATTATACATATGTTTACGTTCAATTATGATGTTTTTAAATGTATTGCTTAAATCCCAAGTCCCAACTCATGGTTAATTGTTAAATAATCCTTTTCTTAATTGTGAAACAACTATATTAAATATACATGAAAAATTAACCACCATTCGTGTAAAATGCATAttgaatacaaaatatatattgaaaattaagGGTGGGAATTTTATGCTGTTTTTCCATATACTCACTTTCGTTGACTAGTTAATGTGAATTCCTCAATCAAAGGTGAAATCATCATCAAATGATAAATTGAATTTGCTAGTCCATATTTGTGGATACCTCTCTCAGTAGAGGCTTCATTGTTTATAAATAATGATACAAGTTACAACTGAGTTTGAATAAAAGGAACAATCAATTCATAaaagaatgaaattgaagaatgaGATCAAGGTCTTCAACTAGGAGCAACTAATGGAACTTCAGGTAATTCTCATGCTGGGTTGGAATCCATACACTGTTAATCCACCATCAACCGAAATAACTTGTCCAGTGATGTATGATGCAGCAGGCAAGCACAGGAAAGCCACCAATGATGACACTTCTTCTGGTTCTGCGATGCGCCTAAGCGGAGTTCGAGATAGAATATCCTCTACAAACTGTTGGTTCTTAAATAACtacaagcataaaagaaaggaaattgtaaaaaacacattatattttattatgagaGGATTATATTATGAATGAAACTAGAGGTGCAATTTAGTTTAGTGCTTCTTCATAACCATAAAAATGTTCTCAGAAAGAAAACAGTTAAAAGAAATGAAGATACGCAATAAAAGAGCTTACATATTCAACAAGGGGGGTTCTGGTTGCCCATGGTACAACACAGTTGCTCCTTATGTTGTCTTTTGCCCATTCGCAGGCTAGATTTTTTGTGAGTTGATTGATTGCAGCTGAAAATTCAATGAACAAAATATCATTGTTTATGTGTTTAGTAATCATGTGTGACTGAAAAAAGATCAAATGACTGGATATAGCAACTAACCTTTACTTGCTGCATAAACGGATCCAGTACCTAAGCTTGTAACACCTGCAACAGATGATATGAACACAATGCTTCCCATTCCGGATGCTTTTAGAAGAGGGTATGCAAGTTGGCACAGATGGAATCCAGATTCAAAATTAACTGTCATGAGCTCTGAAAATTCTTCAGCACTATACTCAGTTGTTGGTTTCCTAAAATTTGTTCCAACATTGTTTACCTAATCACAAAGTCACGCATATGTATGATCTGCGATAAGTAAATTAGATGAAAGGACTAATAGATGAGTTTGAAGCGATTTAGTGAACTTGTGGGAATATAAACTTAGTAATGAATTTAGAAATATTA
Coding sequences:
- the LOC112733636 gene encoding tropinone reductase homolog At5g06060, producing MAVAESSTNNRSSRWSLNGMTALVTGGTRGIGHAIVEELCGFGAKVHTCSRNEAELNNCLDEWRGKGFLVSGSVCDVSSQAHRENLIQKVTSTFNGKLNIYVNNVGANFRKPTIEYSAEDYSQMMAINLDSAFHLCQLVHPLLKASEMGSIVFISSIAGVVSLGTGTVYAASKAAINQLVKNLACEWAKDSIRSNCVVPATTNTPLVEHLLRNKKYIDEMLSRTPLGRIAEPKEISSLVAFLCLPAASYITGQVISVDGGLTVNGFQPSMRIT
- the LOC112733637 gene encoding tropinone reductase homolog At5g06060; amino-acid sequence: MAEAAQSSKRGARWSLNGVTALVTGGTRGIGHAIVNDLVGFGAAVHTCSRTESELNKCLQEWRSQGFVVTGSVCDVSLRPQRENLIQEVANTFNGNLNIFVNNVGTNFRKPTTEYSAEEFSELMTVNFESGFHLCQLAYPLLKASGMGSIVFISSVAGVTSLGTGSVYAASKAAINQLTKNLACEWAKDNIRSNCVVPWATRTPLVEYLFKNQQFVEDILSRTPLRRIAEPEEVSSLVAFLCLPAASYITGQVISVDGGLTVYGFQPSMRIT